In the Mycoplasma zalophi genome, one interval contains:
- a CDS encoding ECF transporter S component — MDKIPGGVKHYISWLKSQTHINFSKWNSKKIAFVGVLIAISVVFFIISVRIVPISALPSFKFSFIGLPVKITGFLFGPFIGAITGVLADLISFALVPTYYNVLYTLAVAIAGIIPGLVVWYFFNLGGLLFNYRYKIYKYKQIISFYNKKHNDALNSGDFNEAQTYSEKVAFYEVKLILIESKSKPTSLINFSYISTVIILCIQVLIIVITLLNISDSVFQNNRFVKNKWFYIILTTSGFASMILGVSIYRFFLRRKYQRFMDMMAIVTFCGILEFTNVILLSWGDYQSLKTDFWINLTSHTLLSPVKVWFNLIVIFTAYRIIAPLINTKTVTGY, encoded by the coding sequence ATGGATAAAATTCCTGGTGGAGTAAAGCACTATATTAGTTGATTAAAAAGTCAAACACACATTAATTTCAGTAAATGAAATTCAAAAAAGATTGCTTTTGTTGGTGTTTTGATTGCAATTAGTGTTGTTTTTTTTATCATTAGTGTGCGTATTGTTCCGATAAGTGCTTTACCCAGCTTTAAATTTTCTTTTATAGGATTACCTGTAAAAATCACTGGATTTTTATTTGGACCTTTTATAGGTGCTATTACAGGTGTTTTAGCTGATTTAATCAGTTTTGCTTTGGTACCTACTTATTATAATGTTTTATATACACTAGCAGTTGCTATTGCAGGGATTATTCCTGGTTTAGTTGTGTGATATTTCTTTAATTTAGGGGGATTGTTATTTAACTATCGTTACAAAATATATAAATACAAACAAATTATTTCTTTTTATAATAAAAAACATAATGATGCACTTAATTCGGGTGATTTTAATGAAGCTCAAACATATTCAGAAAAGGTTGCTTTTTATGAAGTTAAATTAATTTTAATTGAATCAAAATCTAAACCAACAAGTTTAATTAATTTTTCTTATATTTCAACAGTAATTATTCTTTGTATTCAAGTTTTAATAATTGTTATTACTTTATTAAATATTTCTGATAGTGTATTTCAAAACAATAGATTCGTAAAAAATAAATGATTTTATATTATTTTAACAACAAGTGGTTTTGCTTCTATGATTTTAGGGGTAAGTATTTATAGATTCTTTTTAAGAAGAAAATACCAAAGATTTATGGATATGATGGCAATTGTAACATTTTGTGGAATTTTAGAATTTACTAATGTTATTTTATTATCATGGGGAGATTATCAATCTCTAAAAACTGATTTTTGAATTAATTTAACTTCACACACATTATTAAGTCCCGTTAAAGTCTGGTTTAACCTAATTGTTATTTTTACAGCTTATCGAATCATTGCACCATTAATAAATACAAAAACAGTTACAGGTTATTAA
- a CDS encoding valine--tRNA ligase, with protein MNLDKKIILESISLANFNKKNHQIYFDDLDFQLRQNSILSLVNKNNHIQNRIFEALTFENNFQNYQGFLIYDNNVLNTNKQNIKKFLNDISYGFHFDIIENNYYNRRLREYIEKRFDLLIKNKPNLQTEFNKKHIEIINEYHDDLELIYLNSLTTFFKNENKYISDFFYKYNKFEFTLNSKNFDEWLNIMNILITKSINNIQDIEQNLITNYKNYRNLLNENILLFNRQEILKLKNQISKNKIHKHKFIFKWKNYFTFRKQANVNNYKKMKVLFKIVDDILIKKLIYLHKFKIASQIDEKEYYQKRYISLKLLWKFLIRNIFKFRWLESEQIRQFLEELKKFINDFETLSFFDKKQKRSKKIQKQLIFSMKNQIITIFDEYNKIVQKNKKDYFNSRKDMFLKPHWRGFKKIFKKVDNVWNLKNNVELYKQQLQLRELELDFEWNKEQFKIKHGEFKNKIEFQLRKESNLFNKNYENIQKIVQKFEVKFNNWLLKNKDLKTEELLIKNLQKKYLYLKKQKEHLTYYRENLYKIFDVINNKKSSNDSEIAFLLKQFIYDFLDKYKLPKNILEKRIPNINNEVLINLELFELFYLKPKIILIGNLINELKQSEKEYVLTTTNKYILDNKISAIYFLDDINLAAKYSMDTIIFDNEQIIEKGKISSIIKSPIHPFTKYILKNNINQEILNSYFLNSSKFLSKQFFKIDKGHEIFCNWNNLISWSTQQQIKDKKIYNLLFNVEKKTQKNAEFKDSYELPETIIANFSTKEHEEKQKTMEKIFNHKLVEKNRYEKWVESKVFETHDQTKRPFTIILPPPNVTGVLHVGHALDTYIQDTVIRFKKMQGYDTLFLPAKDHAGIATQSKVEKLLHEQGISKHTLGREKFIEEVWKWKNKHSHLIDEQWKTLGLALDYSKERFTLDEEANKAVLKVFVTLYNKGLIYRGTKPIYWDPIQKTALSNIEVINEATNQKMYYIKYPFKDNENEYLEIATTRIETLFSDVAVAFNPDDSRYIKYLNKILIHPLTKKEIPIISDEYIDISFGSGLMKVSAHAVEDINIIEKNNLQINECINDDGLLNDLANEFKGLERIAAREKIAKKLEEEGYLIKVEDTVSNVGISERSGAVVEILVRSQWFLKMDEMSKMLLENLESENAVEFIPSRFKEVIKSWMEKTYDWTISRQLWWGHRIPAYYKGNQIIVSLENPGDDWVQDPDVLDTWFSSGLSPFVFLGWPNETEDFKHYFPTQLLVTGYDIIFFWVARMYFMSLEFNKQIPFKQVLLHGLVRDAQGRKLSKSLGNGIDPIKVIDEYGSDVLRISLLFNLTAGQDIHYSDQKLESSKLFVNKFWNIARYVKGLSIENDQETKNDAYDNWILERLKEFEQNLTNSMNKYDFSVSYKFIQKFLVNEFSGWYLEFAKFKQNTQLIHTIFKKILILMHPFLPFTTDYLYEIMYNENILEIQNPKIKYPSTKNTKAEKIIEIITELRKYRETKNISKAKVLFYATPYSKLTKNDKLIIEKLANFQYKENSDTLIQASDFTINILLDQETKDLEINRLNDLIKQNNIDIEFASKMLNNPKFIEKAKPEKVQEIKEKLAIFEAKHASYTEEIKKLQN; from the coding sequence ATGAATCTAGATAAAAAAATTATTCTAGAATCGATAAGTTTAGCTAATTTTAATAAAAAAAATCATCAAATATATTTTGATGATCTTGATTTTCAATTAAGACAAAATAGTATTTTATCTTTAGTAAATAAAAATAACCATATTCAAAATAGAATTTTCGAAGCCTTGACATTTGAAAATAATTTTCAAAATTACCAAGGTTTTTTAATTTATGATAATAATGTTTTAAACACCAATAAACAAAATATTAAGAAATTTTTAAATGATATAAGTTATGGATTTCACTTTGATATTATTGAAAATAATTATTACAACAGAAGGTTAAGAGAATATATTGAAAAAAGATTTGATTTACTCATCAAAAATAAACCTAACTTGCAAACAGAATTTAATAAAAAACACATAGAAATTATTAATGAATATCATGACGATCTTGAATTAATTTACTTAAATTCATTAACTACTTTTTTTAAAAATGAAAATAAATATATTAGTGACTTCTTTTATAAATATAATAAATTTGAATTTACTTTAAATTCTAAAAATTTTGATGAATGATTAAATATTATGAATATTTTAATCACAAAGTCTATTAATAATATCCAAGATATAGAACAAAATTTAATTACAAATTACAAAAATTATCGTAATTTATTAAATGAAAATATTTTACTTTTTAATCGTCAAGAAATTTTGAAATTAAAAAACCAAATTTCAAAAAATAAAATTCATAAACATAAATTTATATTTAAATGAAAAAATTATTTTACATTTAGAAAACAAGCAAATGTAAATAATTACAAAAAAATGAAAGTTTTATTTAAGATAGTTGATGATATCTTAATAAAAAAATTAATTTACTTACATAAATTTAAGATTGCAAGTCAAATTGATGAAAAAGAATATTATCAAAAAAGATACATATCATTGAAATTGTTATGAAAATTCTTAATAAGAAATATTTTTAAATTTCGTTGATTGGAATCAGAACAAATTAGACAATTTTTAGAAGAATTAAAAAAATTCATAAATGATTTTGAAACTTTATCATTTTTTGATAAAAAACAAAAACGCAGTAAAAAAATTCAAAAGCAATTAATTTTTTCAATGAAAAATCAGATAATCACTATTTTTGATGAATATAACAAAATAGTACAAAAAAATAAAAAAGATTATTTTAATTCAAGAAAGGATATGTTTTTAAAACCTCATTGAAGAGGATTTAAAAAGATTTTCAAAAAAGTAGATAATGTTTGAAATTTAAAAAATAATGTCGAACTTTATAAACAACAATTACAATTAAGAGAATTGGAGTTAGATTTTGAATGAAATAAAGAACAATTTAAAATAAAACATGGTGAATTTAAGAACAAAATAGAATTTCAATTAAGAAAAGAATCTAATTTATTTAATAAAAATTATGAAAATATTCAGAAAATAGTTCAAAAATTTGAAGTTAAATTTAATAATTGATTACTAAAAAATAAAGATTTAAAAACTGAGGAACTTCTGATAAAAAATTTACAAAAAAAATATTTATATCTAAAAAAACAAAAAGAACATTTAACTTATTATCGCGAAAATCTTTATAAAATATTTGATGTTATAAATAACAAAAAATCATCAAATGATTCCGAAATAGCGTTTTTATTAAAACAATTTATTTACGACTTTTTAGATAAATATAAACTACCTAAAAATATTTTAGAAAAAAGAATTCCTAATATAAATAACGAAGTATTAATAAATTTAGAATTATTTGAATTATTTTACTTAAAACCAAAAATAATATTAATTGGAAATTTAATTAATGAATTAAAGCAATCCGAAAAAGAATACGTTTTAACAACTACAAATAAATACATTTTAGATAATAAAATATCTGCAATATATTTTTTAGATGATATTAACTTAGCAGCTAAATATTCAATGGATACAATTATTTTTGATAATGAACAAATTATTGAAAAAGGGAAAATTTCTTCAATTATAAAAAGTCCAATTCATCCATTTACAAAATATATTTTAAAAAATAACATAAATCAAGAAATTTTGAATAGTTATTTTTTAAACTCAAGCAAATTTTTATCAAAACAATTTTTTAAAATCGACAAAGGACATGAAATATTTTGTAATTGAAACAATTTAATTTCTTGATCAACACAACAACAAATAAAAGATAAAAAAATATATAATCTTTTATTTAATGTCGAAAAAAAAACACAAAAAAATGCTGAATTTAAGGATAGTTATGAACTACCAGAAACTATAATTGCTAATTTCAGCACCAAAGAACATGAGGAGAAGCAAAAAACTATGGAAAAAATATTTAATCATAAGTTAGTAGAAAAAAATAGATATGAAAAATGAGTTGAATCAAAAGTATTTGAAACTCATGATCAAACCAAGCGACCATTTACAATCATTTTGCCACCTCCTAATGTTACAGGTGTTTTACATGTTGGACATGCACTTGACACTTATATACAAGATACTGTAATAAGATTTAAAAAAATGCAAGGTTATGATACATTATTTTTACCAGCAAAAGACCACGCTGGAATTGCAACACAATCAAAAGTGGAAAAATTATTACATGAACAAGGAATTTCAAAACATACTTTAGGTAGAGAGAAATTTATAGAAGAAGTATGAAAATGAAAAAATAAACATTCACATTTAATTGATGAACAGTGAAAAACACTAGGATTAGCTTTAGATTATTCAAAAGAGCGTTTTACATTAGATGAAGAAGCGAATAAGGCAGTATTAAAAGTTTTTGTTACTTTATATAATAAAGGTTTAATATACAGAGGAACAAAACCAATTTATTGAGATCCAATTCAAAAAACAGCATTAAGTAATATTGAAGTTATAAATGAAGCAACTAATCAAAAAATGTATTATATTAAATATCCATTCAAAGACAATGAAAATGAGTATTTAGAAATAGCTACAACAAGAATTGAAACATTATTTAGTGATGTTGCTGTTGCATTTAATCCTGATGATTCAAGATATATAAAATATTTAAATAAAATCCTTATCCATCCATTAACAAAAAAAGAAATTCCGATAATAAGTGATGAATATATTGATATATCATTTGGTAGTGGGCTTATGAAAGTATCTGCTCACGCAGTTGAAGATATTAACATTATTGAAAAAAATAATTTACAAATTAATGAATGTATTAATGATGATGGATTATTAAATGATTTAGCCAATGAATTTAAAGGGTTAGAAAGAATTGCTGCGCGTGAAAAAATAGCTAAAAAATTAGAAGAAGAAGGTTATTTAATCAAAGTTGAAGACACTGTTTCAAATGTTGGTATTAGCGAAAGAAGCGGTGCTGTAGTTGAAATTTTAGTTAGATCACAATGATTTTTAAAAATGGATGAAATGTCTAAAATGTTATTAGAAAATCTTGAATCTGAAAATGCAGTTGAATTTATCCCTTCAAGATTTAAAGAAGTAATTAAATCATGAATGGAAAAAACATATGATTGAACAATTTCAAGACAATTATGATGAGGACATAGAATTCCCGCATATTATAAAGGTAATCAAATTATCGTTTCATTAGAAAATCCTGGTGATGATTGAGTTCAAGATCCTGACGTTTTAGATACTTGATTTAGTAGTGGTTTAAGTCCTTTTGTATTTTTAGGATGACCGAATGAAACAGAAGATTTTAAACATTATTTCCCAACTCAACTTTTAGTAACTGGATATGATATTATTTTCTTCTGAGTTGCTAGAATGTATTTTATGAGTTTAGAATTTAATAAACAAATACCATTTAAACAAGTTTTATTACATGGATTAGTGCGTGATGCTCAAGGAAGAAAATTATCAAAAAGCTTAGGTAATGGAATTGATCCAATTAAAGTTATTGATGAATATGGAAGTGACGTATTAAGAATTTCTTTATTATTTAATTTAACCGCTGGTCAAGATATTCATTACTCAGATCAAAAATTAGAATCATCTAAACTTTTTGTAAATAAATTCTGAAACATAGCAAGATATGTTAAAGGATTATCAATCGAAAATGATCAAGAAACAAAAAATGATGCTTATGATAATTGAATTTTAGAAAGATTAAAAGAATTTGAACAAAATCTAACAAACAGCATGAATAAATATGACTTTAGTGTAAGTTATAAATTTATTCAAAAATTCTTAGTAAATGAATTTAGTGGTTGATACTTAGAATTTGCTAAATTTAAACAAAATACTCAATTAATACACACAATTTTCAAAAAAATATTAATTTTAATGCATCCATTTTTACCTTTTACAACTGATTATTTATATGAAATAATGTACAATGAAAATATTTTAGAAATTCAAAATCCAAAAATTAAATATCCAAGTACAAAAAATACAAAGGCAGAAAAAATTATTGAAATAATTACTGAACTTAGAAAATATCGTGAAACAAAAAATATTTCTAAAGCAAAAGTTTTATTTTATGCAACTCCTTATTCTAAATTAACAAAAAATGATAAATTAATTATTGAAAAACTAGCTAATTTCCAATACAAAGAAAATTCAGATACTTTAATTCAAGCTTCAGATTTTACAATTAACATTTTATTAGATCAAGAAACAAAAGACTTAGAAATTAATAGATTAAATGATTTAATTAAACAAAATAACATAGATATTGAATTCGCATCAAAAATGTTAAATAATCCAAAATTCATTGAAAAAGCAAAACCTGAAAAAGTACAAGAAATTAAAGAAAAATTAGCAATTTTTGAAGCTAAACATGCTTCATATACTGAAGAAATTAAAAAATTACAAAACTAA
- a CDS encoding YhjD/YihY/BrkB family envelope integrity protein: protein MLKKPKTGWSKRKKNKFQKFKHNINLLKFNSSANFVEKTIRFVIYFILKISLKKYLKNENEKTHSIVLETHKKLHSHEFAFIPSGFSLYLFMSFIPILSIISSIGYINQEYNDTIHFVLGKIIPGIENIIPNFFGKGGALSKTDVFVGVIFIISAFWISSAGYSKFVQSNSILYEHKNLGNWARNRLKGLWIVICMTILLFLVFLMFVSFLAFLKKSAGYTFSDWQFSLTFYLILPFLIFSFFFVVYILLYHYAPLFRLKYAYVMPGVWISTIPTSIFVIIFGFLTSLFNYKKFGLISSFMYIELFLITMSYFTYTGVLINATFYKTFISTQTIDKKLDKMKKHS from the coding sequence ATGTTAAAAAAACCAAAAACAGGCTGAAGTAAGCGCAAAAAAAACAAATTTCAAAAATTTAAACACAATATCAATTTACTAAAATTTAATTCTTCTGCTAATTTCGTAGAAAAAACTATACGATTTGTCATATATTTTATTTTAAAAATTTCGCTTAAAAAATACTTAAAAAATGAAAATGAAAAAACACATTCAATTGTTTTAGAAACACACAAAAAATTACATAGTCATGAATTTGCATTTATTCCTTCCGGGTTTTCATTATATTTATTTATGAGTTTTATTCCCATTCTTTCAATTATTTCTTCAATAGGATACATAAATCAAGAATATAATGACACAATTCATTTTGTTTTAGGGAAAATAATTCCTGGAATTGAAAATATTATTCCTAACTTTTTTGGAAAAGGGGGTGCACTTTCTAAAACTGATGTTTTCGTTGGGGTTATTTTTATCATTTCTGCATTTTGAATTTCAAGTGCTGGATATTCTAAATTCGTTCAATCAAACAGTATTTTATATGAACATAAAAATCTTGGAAATTGAGCTCGAAACAGGTTGAAAGGTTTATGAATTGTTATATGTATGACAATATTGCTTTTTTTAGTATTTTTAATGTTTGTATCATTTTTAGCTTTTCTTAAAAAAAGTGCAGGTTATACATTTTCAGATTGACAATTTAGTTTAACATTTTATTTAATTTTACCTTTTTTAATTTTTAGTTTCTTTTTTGTTGTGTACATTTTACTTTATCATTATGCACCTTTATTTAGATTAAAATATGCATATGTTATGCCGGGTGTGTGAATTAGTACAATACCTACCAGTATATTTGTAATTATTTTTGGTTTTTTAACTTCGCTTTTTAATTACAAAAAATTCGGACTAATATCTTCGTTTATGTATATTGAATTATTTTTAATAACAATGAGTTATTTTACTTATACAGGGGTGTTAATTAATGCTACATTTTATAAAACATTTATTTCTACACAAACAATTGATAAAAAATTAGACAAAATGAAAAAACATAGTTAA
- the metK gene encoding methionine adenosyltransferase has translation MQKNKENKILFTSESVGQGHPDKVCDQISDRILDAYLAQDPNSRTAIETMASGNIVLIAGEVSSNANVDVIQIAKEVFQKLDYPIDNVKFITDIKQQSPDISQGVILADQEIGAGDQGIMFGYASNETKNFMPLGITLAHELVKYADKLRQNGEFKWAKADMKSQVTIEYDENDLTHLKVDTILMSIQHDENYDDFEFKEFIKTKIIKYVLSKFNLETPNKILINPTGRFVIGGPIGDTGLTGRKIIVDTYGGYGRHGGGAFSGKDATKVDRSAAYACRWIAKNIIAVKGLCNWIEIQVSYAIGVAKPVSINVKTDNNRNVSLIKEIIENIFDLRPQAIIKELDLKKPIFGDTSYFGHFGRDDLNLPWERTNKVTEIENYLKTHKKNITLE, from the coding sequence ATGCAAAAAAATAAAGAAAATAAAATTTTATTTACATCAGAAAGTGTAGGACAAGGTCACCCAGATAAAGTTTGTGACCAAATATCAGATCGTATTTTAGATGCTTATTTAGCACAAGATCCAAACTCAAGAACTGCAATTGAAACAATGGCTTCTGGAAATATAGTGCTAATTGCAGGTGAAGTTTCATCAAATGCTAATGTAGATGTTATACAAATTGCAAAAGAAGTATTTCAAAAATTAGATTATCCAATTGATAATGTTAAATTTATAACGGACATAAAACAACAAAGTCCCGATATTAGTCAAGGAGTTATTTTAGCAGATCAAGAAATTGGTGCCGGTGATCAAGGTATTATGTTTGGATATGCAAGCAATGAAACAAAAAACTTTATGCCATTAGGTATAACACTTGCACATGAATTAGTAAAATATGCTGATAAATTACGTCAAAATGGTGAATTTAAATGAGCTAAAGCAGATATGAAAAGTCAAGTAACAATTGAATATGATGAAAATGATCTAACACATTTAAAAGTAGACACAATTTTAATGTCGATACAACATGATGAAAATTATGATGATTTTGAATTTAAAGAATTTATAAAAACAAAAATTATAAAATATGTTTTAAGTAAATTTAATTTAGAAACGCCTAATAAAATTTTAATAAATCCGACAGGACGTTTTGTAATTGGTGGACCAATAGGTGATACTGGTTTAACAGGCAGAAAAATTATCGTTGATACATATGGTGGATACGGTCGCCATGGTGGTGGAGCATTTAGTGGTAAAGATGCAACTAAAGTTGATCGTTCAGCAGCTTATGCTTGCCGTTGAATTGCAAAAAACATCATCGCAGTAAAAGGATTGTGTAATTGAATTGAAATTCAAGTTTCATATGCAATTGGAGTTGCTAAACCTGTTTCAATAAATGTTAAAACAGATAATAATAGAAATGTATCTTTAATAAAAGAAATCATTGAAAATATTTTTGATTTAAGGCCACAAGCAATAATAAAAGAACTAGATCTTAAAAAACCTATTTTTGGTGATACTAGCTATTTTGGTCATTTTGGTAGAGATGATTTAAATTTACCTTGAGAAAGAACTAATAAAGTAACTGAAATTGAAAATTACTTAAAAACCCATAAAAAAAATATAACTCTTGAATAA
- a CDS encoding MIP family Ig-specific serine endopeptidase — MMKYKKILPFLLTATIPAITAVSCSYNKNSDLNNKKDSDTNTTHKQNTNKNTEKNTQENKNDTPDTNSHQNNNSTNSNENNTGNENIVKDTKEENKKIETEDKKQEDNKNDQNFNPNFPSFSPDFFNNLNKSNHQYSHDVSAYQKLEAQDIYKEIYNRTFAIKFGVNLDENQDDSFLATSAGTSWLLDYHKENDNKYKLFFATNLHVAGLLSNTLDPKIAKNLNYEDERKYKANSISIGKTQTKISDFNAKENKYPYENNSDYTVKWIANNEYFNILHKSDEDATRTELIKEAISAPKLIFAGYDFIDRQYIDKFQDEAKQKAQEQLNRLQQEENASENLKDKSSSIWILKNTLDKKEYIPFYTDFAVFEIDVDFSKLENQEYINWFKDAITSLDNYIKRNKEAKTPNQDKAISSYTLTTDYVSAEKDASNNLTNSQNVYIGGYPAYESHFSTWSQNNPIERNGEEKWNSRAPKNKDAFGLPARSYEEKVTNNNFQPYTTVFGKTLADFYGFIHTINFSSLYYGASGSVVYNDFGQIIGIYSGVSSNVKYGDLSYSSSFTPLLLSQDYTLADNTIKAYNLIDGTNKDKYPAQIASYRQNLKKIYPQGFSDKKTNTAIFENGF; from the coding sequence ATGATGAAATATAAAAAAATATTACCATTTTTACTTACTGCAACAATTCCCGCAATAACTGCTGTATCTTGCTCATATAATAAAAACAGCGATTTAAATAATAAAAAAGATTCAGATACTAACACAACCCATAAACAAAACACAAACAAAAATACTGAAAAAAATACTCAAGAAAACAAAAATGATACACCTGATACAAATTCACACCAAAACAATAATTCTACAAATAGTAATGAAAATAACACTGGAAATGAAAATATTGTAAAAGATACTAAAGAAGAAAATAAAAAAATTGAAACTGAAGATAAAAAGCAAGAAGATAACAAAAACGATCAAAATTTCAATCCAAATTTTCCTTCATTTTCACCTGATTTTTTTAATAATTTAAACAAATCAAATCATCAATATTCTCATGATGTATCTGCATATCAAAAATTAGAAGCACAAGATATTTATAAAGAAATTTATAATAGAACTTTTGCAATTAAATTTGGTGTAAATTTAGATGAAAATCAAGATGATTCATTCTTAGCAACTTCTGCAGGAACAAGTTGATTGCTAGATTACCACAAAGAAAATGATAATAAATACAAATTATTTTTTGCAACTAATTTACACGTAGCAGGTTTATTATCAAATACTCTTGATCCTAAAATTGCAAAAAACTTAAATTACGAAGATGAAAGAAAATATAAAGCAAATTCTATTTCAATAGGTAAAACACAAACTAAAATAAGTGATTTCAACGCTAAAGAAAATAAATATCCTTACGAAAATAATTCAGATTACACAGTAAAATGAATTGCTAATAATGAATATTTTAATATCTTGCATAAAAGTGATGAAGATGCAACAAGAACAGAATTAATAAAAGAAGCAATTTCAGCTCCAAAATTAATTTTTGCTGGTTATGATTTCATTGACCGTCAATACATAGATAAATTCCAAGATGAAGCAAAACAAAAAGCTCAAGAACAACTAAATAGATTACAACAAGAAGAAAATGCATCTGAAAATTTAAAAGACAAAAGTAGTAGCATTTGAATATTAAAAAATACACTAGATAAAAAAGAATACATACCATTTTATACAGACTTTGCAGTTTTTGAAATTGATGTTGATTTTTCTAAATTAGAAAATCAAGAATATATAAACTGATTTAAAGATGCAATTACTAGTTTAGATAATTATATTAAAAGAAATAAAGAAGCAAAAACACCAAATCAAGATAAAGCTATTTCTTCTTACACTTTAACAACTGATTATGTGAGTGCAGAAAAAGATGCTTCAAATAATTTAACAAATTCTCAAAACGTATATATTGGTGGTTATCCTGCTTATGAATCACATTTTTCTACTTGAAGTCAAAATAACCCAATTGAAAGAAATGGTGAAGAAAAATGAAATTCAAGAGCACCAAAAAATAAAGATGCTTTTGGACTTCCTGCAAGAAGTTATGAAGAAAAAGTGACAAATAATAATTTCCAACCTTATACAACTGTATTTGGTAAAACACTTGCAGATTTTTATGGATTTATACATACTATAAACTTTTCATCTTTATATTATGGAGCATCAGGTTCAGTGGTTTATAATGATTTTGGACAAATCATTGGTATTTATAGTGGAGTAAGTAGTAATGTTAAATATGGTGATTTAAGTTATAGCTCTTCATTTACTCCATTACTTCTTTCACAAGATTATACTTTAGCAGATAACACAATTAAAGCTTATAATTTAATCGATGGTACTAATAAAGACAAATACCCAGCACAAATTGCTTCATATCGTCAAAACTTAAAGAAAATATATCCACAAGGATTTAGTGATAAAAAAACTAATACGGCAATATTTGAAAACGGTTTTTAG